A genomic region of Prionailurus bengalensis isolate Pbe53 chromosome D1, Fcat_Pben_1.1_paternal_pri, whole genome shotgun sequence contains the following coding sequences:
- the RAG1 gene encoding V(D)J recombination-activating protein 1 gives MAVSLPPALGLSSAPDEIQHPHMKFSEWKFKLFRVRSFEKAPEEAQIEKKISSEGKPSLEQSPAILDEADGQKPALSQPALKAHPTFSKKSHDDGKAGDKAIHQANLRHLCRICGNSFKTDGHNRSYPVHGPVDGKTQVLLRKKEKRATSWPDLIAKVFRIDVKADVDSIHPTEFCHSCWNIMYRKFSSAPCEVNFPRNAPMEWHPHTPSCDICRAARRGLKRKSHQPNVQLSKKLKTVVARARRARRHKKRAQARISSKEVMKKISKCSDIHLSTKLLAVDFPAHFVKSISCQICEHILADPVETSCKHVFCRICILRCLKVMGSYCPCCQYPCFPTDLESPVKSFVSILNSLMVRCPAKECNEEVSLEKYNHHVSSHKESKETFVHINKGGRPRQHLLSLTRRAQKHRLRELKLQVKAFADKEEGGDVKSVCLTLFLLALRARNEHRQADELEAIMQGRGSGLQPAVCLAIRVNTFLSCSQYHKMYRTVKAITGRQIFQPLHALRNAEKVLLPGYYPFEWQPPLKNVSSSTDVGIIDGLSGLSSSVDDYPVDTIAKRFRYDSALVSALMDMEEDILEGMRAQDLDDYLNGPFTVVVKESCDGMGDVSEKHGSGPAVPEKAVRFSFTVMKITVAHGSENVKVFEEVKPNSELCCKPLCLMLADESDHETLTAILSPLIAEREAMKASNLVLEMGGILRTFKFIFRGTGYDEKLVREVEGLEASGSVYICTLCDATRLEASQNLVFHSITRSHSENLERYEVWRSNPYHESVEELRDRVKGVSSKPFIETVPSIDALHCDIGNAAEFYKIFQLEIGEVYKNPNASKEERKRWQATLDKHLRKKMNLKPIMRMNGNFARRLMTKETVEAVCELIPSEERHEALRELMDLYLKMKPVWRSTCPAKECPESLCQYSFNSQRFAELLSTKFKYRYEGKITNYFHKTLAHVPEIIERDGSIGAWASEGNESGNKLFRRFRKMNARQSKCYEMEDVLKHHWLYTSKYLQKFMNAHNAYRNSGFTLNSQPGVGDPIGLEDSLETQDSMDF, from the coding sequence ATGGCTGTCTCTTTGCCACCCGCCCTGGGACTCAGTTCCGCCCCAGATGAAATTCAGCACCCGCATATGAAATTTTCAGAATGGAAATTTAAGCTCTTCAGGGTGAGATCTTTTGAAAAGGCACCTGAAGAAGctcaaatagaaaagaaaatttcctccGAGGGGAAACCCTCTCTGGAGCAATCTCCAGCAATCCTGGATGAGGCTGATGGTCAGAAGCCAGCCCTGAGTCAACCGGCATTAAAAGCTCACCCTACGTTTTCGAAGAAATCCCATGATGATGGGAAAGCAGGAGACAAAGCAATCCACCAAGCCAACCTTCGCCATCTCTGCCGTATCTGTGGGAATTCTTTTAAAACTGATGGGCACAATAGGAGCTATCCAGTCCATGGGCCAGTGGATGGTAAAACCCAAGTCCTTTTacggaagaaggaaaagagagccaCTTCCTGGCCAGACCTCATTGCCAAGGTTTTCCGGATTGATGTGAAAGCAGACGTTGACTCGATCCACCCCACTGAATTCTGCCACAGCTGCTGGAACATCATGTACAGGAAGTTTAGCAGTGCCCCATGTGAAGTCAACTTCCCAAGGAATGCACCCATGGAGTGGCATCCCCACACGCCATCCTGTGACATCTGCCGCGCTGCCCGCCGGGGACTCAAAAGGAAGAGCCATCAGCCAAACGTGCAGCTCAGCAAAAAACTCAAAACCGTGGTTGCCCGAGCGAGAAGAGCCCGTCGGCACAAGAAAAGAGCTCAGGCAAGGATCAGCAGCAAGGAAGTGATGAAGAAGATCTCCAAGTGCAGTGACATTCATCTTAGTACCAAGCTTCTCGCGGTGGACTTCCCGGCACACTTTGTGAAATCTATCTCCTGCCAGATTTGTGAACACATCCTGGCTGACCCTGTGGAGACCAGCTGTAAGCATGTATTTTGCAGGATTTGCATTCTCAGGTGCCTCAAAGTCATGGGCAGCTATTGTCCCTGTTGCCAATATCCCTGCTTCCCTACCGACCTGGAGAGTCCAGTGAAGTCCTTTGTGAGCATCTTGAACTCCCTGATGGTGAGATGTCCAGCAAAAGAGTGCAATGAGGAGGTCAGCTTGGAAAAATATAACCACCATGTCTCAAGCCACAAGGAGTCAAAAGAGACTTTTGTGCATATTAATAAAGGGGGTCGGCCCCGCCAGCATCTCCTGTCCCTGACGCGAAGGGCTCAGAAGCATCGCCTGAGGGAGCTCAAGCTGCAAGTGAAGGCTTTCGCCGACAAGGAAGAAGGTGGAGATGTGAAGTCTGTGTGTCTGACCTTGTTCCTGCTGGCACTGAGGGCGAGGAATGAACACAGACAAGCCGACGAGCTGGAGGCCATCATGCAGGGACGGGGTTCTGGCCTGCAGCCAGCTGTGTGCTTGGCCATCCGTGTCAACACCTTCCTCAGCTGCAGTCAGTACCACAAGATGTACAGGACTGTGAAAGCCATCACGGGGAGGCAGATTTTTCAGCCTTTGCACGCCCTTCGGAATGCTGAGAAGGTCCTCCTGCCAGGCTACTACCCCTTTGAGTGGCAGCCACCTCTGAAGAACGTGTCTTCCAGCACTGACGTCGGCATTATTGATGGCCTGTCTGGACTGTCCTCCTCTGTGGACGATTACCCGGTGGACACCATTGCCAAGCGGTTCCGCTACGACTCGGCTTTGGTGTCTGCTTTGATGGACATGGAAGAAGATATCCTGGAAGGCATGAGAGCCCAAGACTTGGATGACTACCTGAATGGCCCCTTCACCGTCGTGGTGAAGGAGTCTTGTGACGGCATGGGAGATGTGAGTGAGAAGCATGGGAGCGGGCCAGCAGTTCCAGAAAAGGCGGTTCGCTTTTCGTTCACAGTCATGAAGATTACTGTAGCACACGGCTCAGAAAACGTGAAGGTATTTGAGGAGGTCAAACCTAACTCTGAACTGTGTTGCAAGCCCTTGTGCCTCATGCTGGCAGACGAGTCTGACCACGAGACGCTGACGGCCATCTTGAGCCCTCTCATTGCCGAGAGGGAGGCCATGAAGGCCAGCAACTTAGTGCTGGAGATGGGAGGCATCCTTCGGACTTTCAAGTTCATCTTCAGGGGCACTGGGTACGATGAGAAGCTTGTCCGGGAAGTTGAAGGCCTCGAGGCTTCTGGCTCAGTCTACATTTGTACCCTTTGTGATGCCACCCGCCTGGAGGCCTCTCAAAATCTTGTCTTCCACTCCATAACCAGAAGCCACTCTGAGAACCTGGAGCGCTACGAGGTCTGGCGTTCCAACCCGTACCACGAGTCTGTGGAAGAACTGCGGGATCGAGTGAAAGGAGTCTCATCGAAACCTTTCATTGAGACAGTCCCTTCCATAGATGCACTCCACTGTGACATTGGCAATGCGGCTGAGTTCTACAAGATTTTCCAGCTAGAGATAGGGGAGGTGTACAAGAATCCCAATGCCtccaaagaggaaaggaaaaggtggCAGGCTACGCTGGACAAGCATCTCCGGAAGAAGATGAACCTGAAGCCAATCATGAGAATGAATGGCAACTTTGCCAGGAGGCTCATGACCAAAGAAACAGTTGAAGCAGTCTGTGAATTAATCCCCTCCGAGGAGAGGCATGAAGCTCTCAGGGAGCTGATGGACCTTTACCTGAAGATGAAACCTGTGTGGCGATCGACATGTCCTGCTAAAGAGTGCCCAGAATCCCTCTGCCAGTATAGTTTCAATTCACAGCGTTTTGCTGAGCTCCTCTCTACCAAGTTCAAGTATAGATATGAGGGCAAAATCACCAATTACTTTCACAAAACCTTGGCACACGTGCCTGAAATTATTGAGAGAGACGGCTCCATTGGGGCCTGGGCAAGCGAGGGAAATGAATCTGGCAACAAACTGTTCAGGCGCTTCCGAAAAATGAATGCCAGACAGTCCAAGTGCTACGAGATGGAAGATGTCTTGAAACATCACTGGTTGTATACCTCCAAATATCTGCAGAAGTTTATGAACGCTCATAACGCATATAGAAACTCTGGGTTTACCTTAAACTCGCAGCCAGGCGTGGGGGACCCAATAGGCCTAGAGGACTCTCTGGAAACTCAAGATTCGATGGATTTTTAA
- the RAG2 gene encoding V(D)J recombination-activating protein 2 yields the protein MSLQMITVSNNTALIQPGFSLMNFDGQVFFFGQKGWPKRSCPTGVFHFDVKHNHLKLKPAVFSKDSCYLPPLRYPATCIFRGSLESEKHQYIIHGGKTPNNELSDKIYVMSVVGKNNKKVTFCCTEKDLVGDVPEARYGHSIDVVYSRGRSMGVLFGGRSYMPSAQRITEKWNSVADCLPHVFLVDFEFGCSTSYILPELQDGLSFHVSIARNDTIYILGGHSLANNIRPANLYSIKVDLPLGSPAVNCTVLPGGISVSSAILTQTNSDEFVIVGGYQLENQKRMVCNIVSFVDNKIEIREMETPDWTPDIKHSKIWFGSNMGNGNVFLGIPGDNKQASSEAFYFYMLKCAEDDVNEDQKTLTNSQTSTEDPGDSTPFEDSEEFCFSAEANSFDGDDEFDTYNEDDEEDESETGYWITCCATCDVDINTWVPFYSTELNKPAMIYCSHGDGHWVHAQCMDLAERTLIHLSEGSNKYYCNEHVKIARALQTPKRVLPLKKPPLKSLHKKGSGKIFTPAKKSFLRRLFD from the coding sequence ATGTCACTACAGATGATAACAGTCAGTAATAATACAGCCTTAATACAACCAGGCTTCTCACTGATGAATTTTGATGGGCAAGTTTTCTTCTTTGGCCAAAAAGGCTGGCCCAAGAGATCCTGCCCCACTGGAGTTTTCCACTTTGATGTAAAGCATAACCATCTCAAACTGAAGCCTGCAGTTTTCTCTAAGGATTCCTGCTACCTTCCTCCTCTTCGTTACCCAGCCACTTGCATCTTCAGAGGCAGCTTAGAGTCTGAAAAGCATCAATATATCATCCATGGAGGGAAAACACCAAATAATGAGCTTTCAGATAAGATTTATGTCATGTCTGTTGTtggcaagaacaacaaaaaagttacTTTTTGCTGCACGGAGAAAGACTTGGTAGGAGATGTTCCTGAAGCCAGATATGGTCATTCCATTGATGTGGTGTATAGTCGAGGGAGAAGTATGGGTGTTCTCTTTGGAGGACGGTCATACATGCCTTCTGCCCAAAGAATCACAGAAAAATGGAATAGTGTAGCTGACTGTCTGCCCCATGTTTTCCTGGTAGATTTTGAATTTGGGTGCTCTACATCATACATTCTGCCAGAACTTCAGGATGGGTTATCTTTTCATGTCTCCATTGCCAgaaatgataccatttatattttAGGAGGACACTCACTTGCCAATAACATCCGCCCTGCCAACCTATACAGCATAAAGGTTGATCTCCCACTGGGTAGCCCAGCTGTGAATTGCACAGTATTGCCAGGAGGAATCTCTGTCTCCAGTGCGATCCTGACTCAAACAAACAGTGATGAATTTGTTATTGTTGGTGGCTATCAGCTTGAAAATCAAAAGAGAATGGTCTGCAACATTGTCTCTTTTGTGGACAACAAGATAGAAATTCGTGAGATGGAGACCCCAGATTGGACCCCAGATATTAAGCACAGCAAGATCTGGTTTGGGAGCAACATgggaaatggaaatgttttccttGGCATACCAGGAGACAATAAACAGGCTTCTTCAGAGgcattctatttttatatgttgaaatgtGCTGAAGATGATGTGAATGAAGATCAGAAAACACTCACAAATAGTCAGACATCAACAGAAGACCCAGGGGACTCCACTCCCTTTGAAGACTCAGAAGAATTTTGTTTCAGTGCAGAAGCAAATAGttttgatggtgatgatgaatTTGACACCTATAACGAAGACGATGAAGAAGATGAGTCTGAGACAGGCTACTGGATTACATGCTGCGCTACTTGTGATGTGGATATCAATACTTGGGTACCATTTTATTCAACTGAGCTCAACAAACCTGCCATGATCTACTGCTCTCATGGAGATGGGCACTGGGTCCATGCCCAATGCATGGATCTGGCAGAACGCACACTCATCCATCTATCGGAAGGAAGCAACAAGTATTACTGCAATGAGCATGTGAAGATAGCAAGAGCACTACAAACCCCCAAAAGAGTCCTACCCTTAAAAAAGCCTCCACTGAAATCCCTCCACAAAAAAGGTTCTGGGAAAATTTTTACTCCTGCCAAGAAATCTTTTCTTAGAAGGCTGTTTGATTAG